ggaaaattcttcttgtcatcctcacactccacacaccacatttattttaatttttttttcattttttctataataaatatgtagtgtgtggatgataaatagaataattcaattagtttaataaaaataaaatgaaataaaaaataaaaaataatattttaatatataaagtgtgtggtatgggatgatgtgtagcatttctctttctattttattcTCTCCCAACTTTGTCTTCTTAACAAAATAAGGCAATGCATCAGTGTATTCATCAAGATTTGAACTTTAGCATATAATCGTTGATTCAAAAGAATCATTATCTTGCAAGTCAAATGTTTCATCCATGTTTCGCTCGTAAGTAGCGCAATTAAGATGAGCAACAAAATCACAATTCAAGCAACAGTATACCTTATAATCTGTGTCGACCTTTTCAACACAAAGTAGGCAACTTCGATTGTGGTAAAACTCATTGAACTGAACAGAGTAGGTGAGGCTAAGAAGGTGCTTGTGTCGTATATATTTGACCATCAATGGTAAAAACACACAATCTAGGTGAACCAAGAATGGACAAGTTGTACATAAGTAAAACATACACACACCTTCTATATGACAAGCATCGCAACTGAGCAAGACTGCTCTCCGCATGAGATTCAATGGGTGGTcataaattttagatttaatgcTGAGCGGCAAAGCAACATACTTCAGATGAAGTTTGAAATCACACAGAGCAATGGTAATTGTAGCCTCATAACTCTACACTGCAGCCACCACATTTGCTCAACAACCACTCAACTGGACATAGATTAAGACAATACTTTGGGTGTAGTGGTTGCTCTAACTCAAGGGGTTGTTCGGCACATGATTCATGAAAGTAGAAGTTGCACTCCTCACAATTGAAATGGAAATCCCATATTCATTTCCTGTAAGCTTTACACAAAAAACATAGCAGGCTTTACACAAAAACATAGCGTCGTCCTTTTTCTCAACTTCATGGAAGATCAAGGGGTGTTCATGGATCAAATGTTCAAGCTCTATCTCTCACTCCCTTTCAATTTGGCACACAACGAAGGCAGCGAAAAGACCTAGATTTTGCagcaacttttttatttttattttttttttatcgttaCTTGTATGTTGCTAAATTAAAAAGGCAAAATGGGAGAATCCGCACTTGTAAAAAATATGGATTTAAAAGAGAGATTCAAATTCCAAAGGAGCCGTAAAATCTCTAGAttagaatagaaaagaaagtcGTGACTAGAGAGTCTAACTTTTTACCTCACTTTTGAATACTTTGGTTGTTGAGACTTTACAAAATTGCGATGGGAAAGTCAAAGTTATATGGCCAACAGAAGTTGCTAAATGATTTGGTGTGCTCATGGGTGAGAGCATGAAGAATGTGATCGGTCTCAACTTTTAAGGCTAGGAGTGGGGAGAGTTGGTGCGTTGATCTAGAATAGTAACGAGAGAaaagcaacaaaaagaaatgTAATCATTACCATAGGCAAGTGATCAcctatggtttttttttttaatatcattaataatccataaaacatctttttcttgcaatttttttaattagattttaaaaatatatactttcgCGTGTTCAATGTATAGTTgccaatttttttccttttcgaaAAGAGGACTGGTGAAGGACTATAATTGACTGTGCAAATGGAAGGAAATTGTTCCAGAAAAACTCTGAAACGGCACCATACCTTACCTTGGATTAAGATGAAAGtgtataggaaaaaaaaaaagagtatatgAATTATTAGATTAATAGAGGTAAATAGAATAAGATAGATTCTGTATAAACATTAAACAAAATTATAGTGTCAATTTGTGATAGTAATCTTGTCACAGATTCTGAAATAATCTATGAAGTTTTTCCAATCAAACAAAAGCATGACATTAGAGTGCATATTGCTATATGTGTATGAAACCTTTAACCCGTTAAAGCcataaccaaaaataaaaagcaaaatagtaaagaaagaaagacaaaaaaGCAACTGGATAGAAGCATGCATGTATATGATCACcacaatattttaattggtaGTTTCATTTCTTTAATTGGTAGTGTTATGGGTTTAATTTGAGTAAAAATgtgtaaatagaaaaattaagttaAACATGGAAATGACAGAGTGACTCCTTCAATTAAATTCGGGGGATTTTGTAATTAGGCCTGGGATTGTTGATCATCTGTAGGACCGCAACTAAAGTAATGAGTAATAAATAGCAGAGTAAGTCGAATACAAAAGTCACGAGTTCTTGAACATCTTAGCAAAATTTCTATATGCAAGTTAATTTTCATGTTAAATGTGGTGATGATTTCCTGAATTAATTCTATATATGTTATTGATTGATTTTGGATCTCTAATTAACTTTAGGCTCAATGTTTTTACATAAAcatctatttatcatttatctaGAAAATGGGTTGCTAGCATACTGCTAAGTATTTTGTAGTAACCCATGAAATAGTTCCAACCTACCAATATGATCaattaatgtccatatatatacaaattatatgTAGCTGGATGGATGGTCTTAATTAGGGACATATATAAGATTATTGTCGTACATACGTACTTACaagagagtatatatatatatatatggcccaTCGATCTTGTTAATTGCATGTACATAATTACCCCGTCACtcatcataaatatataattaacttaaATTCAACCACCTACCTccacttcttttcttcttttaataaccactaattatttattaaataaaataactaactgTTTGTGTTAAAAAACAACTTTAATTTCTCTTCAATATGAAAGTAAGTGGATATACACGAAGTGACCTTTACAAACGTTCTTCATGTAATTTTTACTACGTGGTAGGTTATAGATGCCTACCATGCATATCTTTCTCTCAATTTCATATGCACCTTCTATGAACAATGAAATTACACTCGGCACATTCATAAACTAAATCTATGAGATTAGCAATATCACCACATTTCAAGTGTTGAGAAGTCTTTTGAACCAAAGCAAGAGGATGCTGGTGAAAATCATACTTGAAAGTTTTTCCAAACTTGAGATTTCTGTATTTCCCGAGAATGCATTCAGGATGAGCAGGATAACTGCAATCAACACAATAATAGAACCAGTACTTTTGATCTCGCTTTTCTTCACAAATGTCACAGTAATATTCACCAGAGACATCTTCTAAAATAGAACAAAGTGTGAATGGATGATCATGTTCCTTGTAGTATATCGTTTGCGGTTGTGTCAAACACTTGAAGTCTAGAGTGAATCCACAATCAACACAACTAAATTTGTGTTTACTACTTGATCCACAAGCACTACACACTTTATCTTCTGATGACCTAGCAAGAATTAGTTGGTGTTGTCCATGATTAGGATGTGTAAGGATATCAGGGATTAAACTGCATTGCACATCAAGGTCAAAGTCACATTCATCACAACGATAATCAAAGCCATTACATGGAAGCGCACAAGCATCACATCGAAAAGGCTTTTGTTCTCTCAAGAAGAGCTTGAGAGGGTGTTGGTGAAGTGAGTGTCGCAAATTTCTTGGTAACTCAACACAAGATTTGTGAAGAAATAATCCACATTGAGCACATGCATAAAATGGAGGAAAGATAGACTGTATGCACGCATCACACTTTTGGTCGATCCCATGCTTGTCGGTCATGAGTTTTAAGTCATGTTCATGATTGAGATGCTTGATTTCTGTATTTATTTCAGTTCCATCTCCTTCTAGTTTGGTCTTTTTGACAGTGTATGCCAATAAGTCAATAGATTTATCATGATGATCCTCTTTAGAGTTCAACACAAATGTTTCATCTCTTTCTTCCTTGCTTGTAGCACAATGAAGATGAGCAACAAAATCTTGACTTGAGCAACAATAAAGCCAAAAGTTCGTGTCCACCTTCGTAGCACATAGTTGGCACACTCTATGTTCAGATTGGTCAGCTGGAAGAGAGTGGATGAGATTGAGAGGGTGCTTGTGCCTTATTACTTTGGAGATTGATGGTAAAAGGGCACAATCTGGGTGGACCACAAATGAACAAGTTGCACAAAAGTAAAACCTATCCTTAATTTTATCCCCACAAACATTGCAAGTGAGGGAGATCAGAAAACTTGGCACAAGGGTTAGTGGATGGTCGTGAATTTCAACTTGTTTGGTTGATGGTGGTACATTCAATGGTAAAGATGTACATTTTGGGTGGACCATAAATAAACAGGTGGGACAAAAGTAAGGCATGCTATTGTCTTTCTTCAAACAATGATCACATGTGAATGGCAGTAGTTTTTGCATAAGGTTAAATGAATGGTCgtgattttcaacttttttggtGAGCGGTAGAAATGCACATTTTGGacaaagataaaaattacaatgagaacaagtatatttaaaattcatcaTAGTAGAGCTGCAATTAGCGCATGTATTCCTAGAATGTAATTCGAGGAAAAGAAGATGTTTGGGATGTAAAGGGTGCTCCAACTCACGGGGATATTCAGCACATGATTTATGTATGTAGAAACTGCACTCTTTGCATTTGTAATGATCAGAAACCCTTAATATTTCACCACATATCTCACAGTCTTCATAATAATCATCATTCACTTTGTTGACGAGGACTAACATTAAGGGATGCTGGTGGCTGAAATGTTGATAGTCCATTGCTCCTGGCCTCTCTGTAGTCTATATTACACACCCaagtaataataaatatcaAAACGAGATAGAgagaaattcttttatttagttatgaGTGCAAACCTACATGCTCGATGTTGGTATGCCtatgtattattttttcctttcaaattatTCTTAATTACCTGAAAAATAGGATCAGATTTTCAGATTCGATAGATGTGGTTTGAACCTCTGATCAACTCCTTTCAAAAACTTTAGATCCAATGAATGGCTAGCTCTTTCTCTAGTAGTTGTATTCTGATCTAGCTCTTGTCGTCTTCCCTTACCATAAAATCCAACcctaataaaaaacaaagggaCAAATTACAAGTTGTAATTATAAAAAGAGGAAGTTGTGAGGgagtaattacaaaaaattatttagaaaagAAGCATATAAATACAAAGCACATAATAACCATTAATACTCACACCAACAAATGAAAGCTAATTTTCAATTTAGCCCAACTTTAGCTTTATATGATTTGTAAAATGAAGGTTCGTAACGATTCAAAtaaatcatgatatatataatactcgACGAGCATCATTTGTTTTTATTAGCCACGTAAAGTACTATACGAATAAAACCCGAGACATTTAGAAAAGGTTTTAATACTTTGCTTTAGATGGAATTAACCAAAGCACGAAATGATTCTTGGAGTAAAGCTTTTTCACTCTTTCGTctcatgaaagaaaataatggaACTATACGATTGAGAAGTGAGAtgaaagattatctcaaaaaattttataattttctttctaaataATATCacacaaatacaaacacttttcaatttcaaatctttaacttttcatttaattattatctaatcattacaaatgcAAACACTaatgcttttcaatttcaaaattttaactttttcatttaatcattatttaatcattataactaatccaaacttccaaacaaaacacaaaaataattcaacttttttaaataaaaaaattacactaaaaaattatattataataatattttaattttataatattttaatttaattgtctTTGTTCTttcctaaaactcaataaaatattttaactcaaactatttcattaccattcacaaatcaattttattactattcacataattctcaactcatctcattatccaaaacattcttaacgttttttttttcacgattTCATCTcgtggaagaaaagaaaggaattgTACGATTATATATGCACGGAATATTATGGTATTTGATATGCATGTCTTAATGATACTTTGTGTGCACAAATTGTAAAGTGGAGgccttaaaatataaaatgttggTAGCCAACATCTAGACATGATTACCAGCTTCTCGttgcaaataattaaattctcaaaggaaaaatgctagatgattaaaaaaatcattattaaaattttacaaatttactTGTTGTAATACATcaaagttattatataataacaatttttaaaacctatcaatatttaatagttTAGATTTTGTCTTGTATCCTATTTTAATTGATAATTGACACTCAAAATGTAATTCTCAAGGGAGGGCTAAGCTATATCTAAGCCAAACTCTAAAAGAAACACCAAGTTAATGGTACAATTGGAGTtgcattaaaattattataaaaaacaaGAACTACTCCCTTCCAAGAAAAATTCCTAACATCCTCATTGGGCCATTCAATTATAGGTAACATGGCTCTAGTTCTACAATACGTATGGTTAGGATAGGCATACCCACATTATACTTTGTCgttctcctctcctctcttctttctccaCCTTTACAGATTAGTCGTTCTATCCTCTcagctcctcctcctccttttcctaatttcagtttttattgctatttttttactaattttttctGGCGCAGCATGTTGATAtagcttcttcttttctttttttttttttagtttttaaagcTGATTATGCATTTAGACAAATGTCTCTACCCAATTAATAGATGAAGAATGTCACAACTACATTTTCCACTTATGACTTTTGCAAAGAATGGCAAGATAGAGAATGAATTAATTACttcaaagtttggaaaagtatCAAAGATGGTTGCGATACttctttttatctaaaatagaaTATAGTTGTCCTTGGTCACAAACTTACAGAGAAATTTAGTGATGAATATTATCAAAGAATTTTGTCTCACTTCCacctcaaaaaagaaaagaatggaaaTGTATGTATGATTAGGAATATTGAAAGAATATATTATGCACATATTGTTGATGATACTTGGCATGCCCAATTTGTAAATTGAGTGGTACTAAAGCATAAGCCAATATCTGATTAATTATATTGTTTGCAATGAATAAATTCTCAAAAGGCCATAAATGCTACATctacaaaaaattacaaaaataatgttaaacatATCATGTTAGATAGACGtgatacattttatttattttatatgaatcaTCATAAAATTACTAGATAGTTTAGGAGTATGGATGGTATCGGCATACTTCCAAGCTATTACTatgtcatgatatatatatttaaaatattgtttatatgaatatattaatttttaataatatgttattatacGATATGTTAAAAGTATCACATGTCTGTAATCCAAAACTATGTATTAATTAGTCATaatcatatatctatatataccaTCGGCATCATTCAAGACTTAATGATTTAAATGGTAttgtatatcatatttttatcgaTGTTAACAATATTGCAATCATAACCAATATGTAAACAATCAAAATGAAACAGTTTGAGATATTgccttaaatattatataagtgtATTGTATAATTGAATTAGGAGCTTAAAGAAGTGTGGCAACTCGAACTAGCATGCAGTGGGTAGTCGAAATTTGttcatttaacttttatttaaatataagtcATACTCAAATTTGTTATGTAGAaacatctcatttattattcAAATGAGTTATTTAATTATGGTGATTGTGTGTCACCGCAAATGTGTCATAAAGTCATCGTAAATGATCTGTTAAATCATAGTTAAGTGTCACCGCGATGACTTTCTGGCAATATCTTATGCGGAAATACATATTTGCATGTCGAGCGTCGAAAAAACTTATTTGTGTCGATTTTAGGGATGTAAATAACTATTAACAATGATTTAATATCGTCAGAAatagttttacatttttcaaaaaaaattatcaatcttCGAAGATGTccccttataaaaaaaaacattaaatagGATGGAGTCATCATAGATTTCAGGGTAGAAGTTAGATCCAAGATTCCGAAATAagttaagaatataaaatacgAAAATGCTTTTTGCAGTAGGGTTAGGGAGCGGCGGCGTAGTCAGCTCCAAAGTAGCATAAATAAAATGGTCCAATTGAAAGCATTTTAATGAAACAGTTCATTTCATTCAATCGTAGCCCATCCCGATTTCAATCTTTCTTCCCTCGTGTTTTACACTTCgattcttttccttcttccccCTACCATTTTCAATCACCATCCCTGATCAAGGTGTCGTCGTCAGATTCGATGAAGGTCCTGAAACCCTCCATACAATCA
This is a stretch of genomic DNA from Carya illinoinensis cultivar Pawnee chromosome 15, C.illinoinensisPawnee_v1, whole genome shotgun sequence. It encodes these proteins:
- the LOC122297399 gene encoding uncharacterized protein LOC122297399 is translated as MDYQHFSHQHPLMLVLVNKVNDDYYEDCEICGEILRVSDHYKCKECSFYIHKSCAEYPRELEHPLHPKHLLFLELHSRNTCANCSSTMMNFKYTCSHCNFYLCPKCAFLPLTKKVENHDHSFNLMQKLLPFTCDHCLKKDNSMPYFCPTCLFMVHPKCTSLPLNVPPSTKQVEIHDHPLTLVPSFLISLTCNVCGDKIKDRFYFCATCSFVVHPDCALLPSISKVIRHKHPLNLIHSLPADQSEHRVCQLCATKVDTNFWLYCCSSQDFVAHLHCATSKEERDETFVLNSKEDHHDKSIDLLAYTVKKTKLEGDGTEINTEIKHLNHEHDLKLMTDKHGIDQKCDACIQSIFPPFYACAQCGLFLHKSCVELPRNLRHSLHQHPLKLFLREQKPFRCDACALPCNGFDYRCDECDFDLDVQCSLIPDILTHPNHGQHQLILARSSEDKVCSACGSSSKHKFSCVDCGFTLDFKCLTQPQTIYYKEHDHPFTLCSILEDVSGEYYCDICEEKRDQKYWFYYCVDCSYPAHPECILGKYRNLKFGKTFKYDFHQHPLALVQKTSQHLKCGDIANLIDLVYECAECNFIVHRRCI